One region of Tamandua tetradactyla isolate mTamTet1 chromosome 6, mTamTet1.pri, whole genome shotgun sequence genomic DNA includes:
- the LOC143688733 gene encoding uncharacterized protein LOC143688733 — translation MATEQGEARSQVSVTFKDVAVFFTRDEWRKLDPSQRNLYQDVMLENYRNLISVGLPFSKPKVISLLQQGEEPWKVEKESPGGSSLGWKSSHKTTKSTQTQDSFQGLVMTRSKRNGPWDFKSENPCIYENRLEKLDKKKILTIERNHRNIEFGQKLSLKPVPDRQQIVSREKTLPKCEIQGNAFKQNSNLFNQPKINATEKRYKCSMCEKTFINNSSLRKHEKNHSGEKLFKCKECLKAFNQSSALIQHQITHTGEKPYVCKQCGKAFTLSTSLYKHLRTHTVEKSYRCKECGKSFSRRSGLFIHQKIHAGENPYKYNPGRKSSSYSTSLPGCQRIHSRKKSYLCNECGNTFKSSSSLRYHQRIHTGEKPFKCSECGRAFSQSASLIQHERIHTGEKPYRCNECGKGFTSISRLNRHRIIHTGEKFYSCNECGKALSSHSTLIIHERIHTGEKPCKCKVCGKAFRQSSALIQHQRMHTGERPYKCNECGKTFRCNSSLSNHQRIHTGEKPYRCEECGMSFGQSSALIQHRRIHTGEKPFKCNTCGKTFRQSSSRIAHQRIHTGEKPYECNTCGKLFNHRSSLTNHYKIHIEENP, via the coding sequence ATGGCTACTGAGCAGGGGGAAGCAAGGTCTCAGGTGTCCGTGACCTTCAAGGACGTGGCTGTATTCTTTACTCGGGATGAGTGGAGAAAGCTGGATCCTTCTCAGAGAAACTTGTACCAGGACGTGATGCTGGAGAACTACAGGAATCTGATCTCAGTGGGACTCCCATTTTCCAAACCAAAAGTGATCTCCCTGTTGCAGCAAGGAGAAGAACCATGGAAGGTAGAAAAAGAAAGTCCTGGAGGCTCCTCTCTAGGATGGAAGAGCAGCCATAAAACCACAAAGTCAACTCAAACACAAGACTCATTTCAGGGATTGGTAATGACAAGATCCAAAAGGAATGGGCCTTGGGACTTTAAATCAGAAAATCCCTGCATATATGAAAATAGAttagaaaaactggataaaaagaaaattctcacTATAGAAAGAAACCATAGAAATATTGAATTTGGCCAAAAGTTAAGCCTAAAGCCAGTCCCTGATAGACAACAGATAGTTTCTAGGGAAAAAACACTGCCAAAATGTGAAATACAAGGAAATGCTTTTAAAcagaattcaaatttatttaaccaaCCAAAAATCAACGCAACGGAAAAACGGTATAAATGCAGTATGTGTGAGAAAACCTTCATTAATAATTCATCCCTTCGTAAACATGAGAAAAACCATAGTggagagaaattatttaaatgtaaagaatgtTTGAAAGCATTCAACCAAAGTTCAGCTCTAATTCAGCATCAAataactcatactggagagaaaccctatgtatGTAaacaatgtgggaaagccttcactcttAGTACATCTCTTTATAAACATCTAAGAACCCATACTGTGGAGAAATCTTACAGATGTAAAGAATGTGGCAAATCCTTCAGCCGAAGGTCAGGCCTTTTTATACATCAAAAAATCCATGCTGGTGAAAATCCCTATAAATATAATCCAGGTAGGAAGTCATCTAGTTACAGCACATCCCTTCCTGGATGTCAGAGAATTCATTCCAGAAAGAAGTCCTATTTATGTAATGAATGTGGCAACacttttaagtctagttcatccCTTCGTTatcatcagagaattcacactggagagaaaccttttaAATGTAGTGAATGTGGGAGAGCCTTCAGTCAGAGTGCATCTCTTATTCAACATgaaagaattcacactggagaaaagccctatagatgtaatgaatgtgggaaaggcTTCACTTCTATTTCACGACTTAACAGACACCGAAtaattcatactggtgagaagTTTTATAGTTGTAATGAATGCGGTAAAGCCTTAAGTTCCCACTCAACACTTATTATTCATGAGAGAATTCATACCGGAGAGAAACCATGTAAGTGTAAagtatgtggaaaagccttcaggcAAAGTTCAGCTCTCATTCAACATCAGAGAATGCATACTGGAGAAAGAccctataaatgtaatgaatgtgggaaaacatTCAGGTGTAACTCATCCCTTAGTAATCACCAGAGAATTCATACCGGAGAGAAACCATATCGATGTGAAGAATGTGGGATGTCTTTTGGCCAAAGTTCAGCTCTTATTCAACATCGCagaattcatacaggagagaaaccctttaaatgtaatacatgtgGGAAAACTTTTAGACAAAGTTCATCACGTATTgcacatcagagaattcatactggagagaaaccctatgaatgtaatacGTGTGGGAAACTTTTCAACCACAGGTCATCCCTGACTAATCattataaaattcatatagaagaaAACCCCTAG